From Pempheris klunzingeri isolate RE-2024b chromosome 16, fPemKlu1.hap1, whole genome shotgun sequence, a single genomic window includes:
- the LOC139215544 gene encoding serine/threonine-protein kinase SBK2, with amino-acid sequence MTAATKLLDEMCHLTAQSLMPMDTSEHFKVLKLLGEGSYGKVMLAVHTKRGTPMALKFFPRESTSLFSFLREYNLSLSFCTHPSLTRALGIAYSTPSHYVFAQQASLFGDLYDVILPEVGMEEDCCQRVVSQLCGALSHLHSLGFVHRDVKPENVFLCDSACRWVKLGDFGMVKARGTRVPEVWYSSPYCTPESEIARGNEDSWSSGNDGSDGVEDGEEKKKKARVWVSVEPSTDSWALGILTYAMLTGSHPWAETAGDCHAYLKYHEWFDRTKGPDDGLDVWAVPQVKSTQDVIDLIEPELGQKDRPAAAAPQFACFTPLACSFFQSLLDPRPRLRARPEDALSYLGGDWVMEKERARLEEERKKSRGKGAIRNVKEMEGRGER; translated from the exons ATGACA gctgcCACAAAGCTTTTGGATGAGATGTGCCACCTGACGGCTCAGTCTCTGATGCCAATGGACACATCGGAGCACTTCAAAGTCCTAAAGCTCCTGGGTGAAGGCTCGTATGGCAAAGTCATGTTGGCTGTGCACACGAAGAGAG GTACTCCGATGGCTCTGAAGTTCTTCCCTCGCGAGTccacttctctcttctctttcctgaGGGAGTACAACCTCTCTCTGTCGTTCTGCACCCACCCGTCTCTAACCAGAGCCCTGGGCATCGCCTACTCCACACCCTCGCACTACGTCTTCGCTCAGCAAGCAAGCCTCTTTGGCGATCTCTACGATGTCATCTTGCCCGAG GTCGGCATGGAGGAGGACTGCTGTCAGCGGGTGGTGTCCCAGCTGTGTGGCGCTCTGTCCCACCTGCACTCCCTTGGTTTTGTCCACAGAGACGTCAAACCAGAGAACGTCTTCCTTTGTGACTCCGCCTGCCGCTGGGTCAAACTGGGAGACTTTGGCATG GTGAAGGCCCGGGGCACCAGGGTCCCGGAGGTCTGGTACAGCTCCCCATACTGCACCCCTGAGTCCGAGATCGCTCGTGGAAATGAGGACAGCTGGAGTAGCGGGAATGACGGGAGTGATGGCGTCGAGGACggggaagagaagaaaaagaaggcgAGAGTTTGGGTGTCTGTGGAGCCCAGCACGGACAGCTGGGCGCTGGGGATCCTGACGTACGCCATGCTCACCGGCAGCCACCCGTGGGCCGAAACAGCCGGCGACTGCCACGCATACCTAAAGTACCACGAATGGTTTGACAGAACAAAAGGCCCTGACGACGGACTGGACGTGTGGGCGGTTCCGCAGGTTAAGAGCACACAAGATGTCATCGACTTAATTGAGCCAGAACTTGGACAGAAAGACCGGCCCGCCGCCGCTGCGCCACAGTTTGCGTGTTTCACCCCGCTGGCCTGCTCCTTCTTCCAGTCGCTCCTCGACCCGAGGCCCCGGCTTCGTGCGCGGCCTGAGGATGCGCTGAGTTACCTCGGGGGGGACTGGGtgatggagaaggagagggcgcggctggaggaggagaggaagaagagcagagggaaaggAGCAATCAGGAACgtgaaagagatggaggggagaggagagcgaTAG